A region of Nitrosomonas stercoris DNA encodes the following proteins:
- a CDS encoding 50S ribosomal protein L15 → MRLNTIKPGVGSIKSRKRVGRGVGSGFGKTCGRGHKGQKSRSGGFHKIGFEGGQMPLQRRLPKRGFKIYRKKQTKEIKLSNLLSCSQNELFDPSVLHKLNFIKSIDVLVKIIADVEHCERAIKISNLAVTRGTKAIIERAGGHVELTVESVNES, encoded by the coding sequence GTGAGGCTCAATACTATAAAACCTGGCGTGGGCTCGATTAAATCCAGAAAGAGAGTGGGGCGTGGTGTTGGTTCTGGGTTTGGAAAAACTTGTGGCAGAGGACATAAAGGTCAAAAATCACGTTCTGGTGGTTTTCATAAAATAGGTTTTGAGGGCGGACAGATGCCGTTACAGCGTCGTTTGCCTAAACGTGGATTTAAAATTTATAGAAAGAAACAGACAAAAGAAATTAAGTTATCTAATTTGCTGTCTTGTAGCCAAAATGAATTATTTGATCCATCTGTTTTACATAAATTGAATTTTATAAAATCAATAGATGTTTTAGTGAAGATTATTGCAGATGTTGAGCACTGTGAGCGTGCTATAAAGATTAGTAATCTGGCTGTAACTCGTGGTACCAAAGCTATAATAGAACGTGCGGGTGGTCATGTTGAATTAACTGTAGAAAGTGTAAATGAGAGCTAA